The following proteins are encoded in a genomic region of Alistipes shahii WAL 8301:
- a CDS encoding ABC-F family ATP-binding cassette domain-containing protein has protein sequence MITVSNLEVQYGKRVLFKDINLKFTPGNCYGVIGANGAGKSTFLKVLSGEVTPSRGNVAFGPGERLSVLKQDHFAYDGFTVLDTVLMGHQPLWETMKEKEALYAKPDFSEEDGLRAGELEERFAEMQGWNAESDAANLLSSLGVREALHGQLMRDLSAKEKVRVLLAQALFGKPDNLLLDEPTNDLDRTTIAWLENYLSNYENTVLVVSHDRHFLDSVCTHTVDIDYSDINLFSGNYSFWYESSQLALRQQQNQNKKAEEKKKELLEFIQRFSANVAKSKQTTSRRKMLERLNIEEIKPSMRKYPGIIFQPEREAGTKILGVDELSKTVNGERLFSDVSFTVEKGDKIAFLARDPRAVSALFDILVGDDKADSGVVEWGTTINYAYLPLNNAPWFESQLSIVDWLAQFSSDTSELYLRGYLGKMLFSGEEIYKKVSVLSGGEKVRCMVAKMMIQQPNTLVLDSPTNHLDLESIQAFNNSLINFKGNVLMSSHDHEFVNTVANRIIELTPNGMVDRYMEYDDYITDEVVARRLEALWA, from the coding sequence ATGATTACAGTTTCGAATTTAGAGGTACAATACGGAAAACGGGTTCTTTTCAAGGATATCAATCTCAAATTCACCCCGGGCAACTGCTACGGTGTGATCGGGGCCAACGGGGCGGGGAAGTCCACGTTCCTCAAAGTGCTCAGCGGCGAGGTGACCCCGTCGCGGGGCAACGTGGCCTTCGGCCCGGGCGAACGCCTGTCGGTGCTCAAGCAGGACCACTTCGCCTATGACGGGTTTACGGTCCTCGACACGGTTCTGATGGGGCATCAGCCGCTGTGGGAGACGATGAAGGAGAAGGAGGCGTTGTACGCCAAGCCCGACTTTTCGGAGGAGGACGGTCTCCGGGCCGGGGAGCTGGAGGAGCGGTTCGCGGAGATGCAGGGCTGGAACGCCGAGAGCGACGCCGCCAACCTGTTGAGCAGCCTCGGGGTCCGGGAAGCCCTGCACGGCCAGCTGATGCGCGATTTGAGCGCCAAGGAGAAGGTGCGCGTGCTGCTGGCGCAGGCCCTGTTCGGCAAACCCGACAACCTGCTGCTCGACGAGCCGACCAACGACCTCGACCGGACGACGATCGCGTGGCTGGAGAACTACCTGTCGAATTACGAAAACACGGTGCTGGTCGTCTCGCACGACCGCCACTTCCTCGATTCGGTGTGCACGCATACGGTCGATATTGATTACAGCGACATCAACCTTTTCTCGGGCAATTACAGCTTCTGGTACGAATCGAGCCAGCTCGCCCTGCGCCAGCAGCAGAACCAGAACAAGAAGGCCGAGGAGAAGAAAAAGGAATTGCTGGAATTCATCCAGCGGTTCAGCGCCAACGTCGCCAAGTCGAAGCAGACGACTTCGCGCCGGAAGATGCTCGAACGGCTCAACATCGAGGAGATCAAGCCCTCGATGCGCAAATACCCGGGCATCATCTTCCAGCCCGAACGCGAGGCGGGCACGAAGATCCTCGGGGTCGACGAGTTGAGCAAGACGGTGAACGGCGAACGGCTTTTCAGCGACGTCAGCTTCACGGTCGAGAAGGGCGACAAGATCGCCTTCCTGGCGCGCGATCCGCGTGCCGTGTCGGCGCTGTTCGACATTCTGGTCGGCGACGACAAGGCCGATTCGGGCGTCGTCGAGTGGGGCACGACGATCAATTACGCCTACCTTCCGCTCAACAACGCCCCCTGGTTCGAGAGCCAGCTCTCGATCGTCGACTGGCTGGCGCAGTTCTCGTCCGACACCTCGGAGCTCTATTTGAGGGGGTATCTGGGCAAGATGCTCTTCAGCGGCGAGGAGATTTACAAGAAGGTCAGCGTCCTCTCCGGCGGCGAGAAGGTGCGCTGCATGGTGGCGAAGATGATGATCCAGCAGCCCAATACGCTCGTGCTGGACTCTCCGACCAACCACCTCGACCTCGAATCCATCCAGGCGTTCAACAACTCGCTGATCAATTTCAAGGGCAACGTGCTGATGAGTTCGCACGACCACGAATTCGTCAATACGGTCGCCAACCGCATCATCGAACTCACGCCCAACGGCATGGTCGACCGTTATATGGAGTACGACGACTACATCACCGACGAGGTCGTCGCCCGGCGTCTGGAGGCCCTCTGGGCCTGA
- a CDS encoding Gfo/Idh/MocA family protein — MNPVKVGLIGFGRMGGFYLDEMQKSGRWDVAYICDVCAESRDLARKLAPGAKVVDDEQVIFDDPEVQVVGLFALADSRKSQIERAFAAGKHVIAEKPISDSIENEWQAVELAENTPLFSTVNLYLRNSWYHNTIKDFIAQGEIGELAIIRVCHMTPGLAPGEGHEYEGPAFHDCGMHYVDIARWYAQSEFKTWNAQAVRMWNYKDPWWLQCHGTFENGVVFDITQGHVYGQLAQTQTHNSYVDIIGTKGIARMTHDFKTAIVELHGVTQTHRLIQPYGGKNIDTLCKLFAESIETGRRSEALPEFRDAALASEYAWRFLCDAREHDLPAIGELETLRQIRERRRTMKDGYGLLRKHA; from the coding sequence ATGAATCCTGTAAAAGTTGGCCTTATCGGCTTCGGCAGAATGGGAGGTTTCTACCTCGACGAGATGCAGAAAAGCGGCAGGTGGGACGTTGCGTACATCTGCGACGTCTGCGCCGAATCGCGGGACCTGGCGCGCAAGCTGGCCCCCGGGGCGAAGGTTGTGGATGACGAACAGGTTATTTTCGACGATCCCGAAGTGCAGGTCGTGGGGCTGTTCGCTCTGGCCGACTCGCGCAAATCGCAGATCGAGCGGGCTTTCGCCGCGGGCAAGCACGTCATCGCTGAAAAACCCATTTCCGACAGTATCGAAAACGAATGGCAGGCCGTCGAGCTGGCCGAGAACACGCCCTTGTTCTCGACGGTGAACCTCTACCTGCGCAACTCCTGGTATCACAATACGATCAAAGATTTCATCGCCCAGGGCGAGATCGGCGAACTGGCCATCATCCGGGTCTGCCACATGACTCCGGGACTGGCTCCGGGCGAGGGCCACGAATACGAAGGCCCCGCGTTCCACGACTGCGGCATGCACTACGTGGACATCGCACGCTGGTATGCCCAGTCGGAATTCAAGACCTGGAATGCCCAGGCCGTGCGGATGTGGAACTACAAGGACCCCTGGTGGCTGCAATGCCACGGCACGTTCGAGAACGGCGTGGTGTTCGACATCACCCAGGGGCATGTCTACGGCCAGCTGGCCCAGACCCAGACCCATAATTCCTATGTGGACATCATCGGCACGAAGGGCATCGCACGCATGACGCACGATTTCAAGACGGCGATCGTCGAGCTGCACGGCGTGACGCAGACCCACCGCCTCATCCAGCCCTACGGGGGCAAGAACATCGACACCCTTTGCAAGCTCTTCGCCGAGTCGATCGAGACGGGCCGCCGCAGCGAGGCGCTCCCGGAGTTCCGCGACGCGGCGCTGGCCTCGGAGTACGCCTGGCGGTTCCTGTGCGACGCGCGGGAGCACGACCTCCCGGCCATCGGGGAACTGGAGACCCTGCGGCAGATCCGCGAACGCCGCCGCACGATGAAGGACGGCTACGGCCTGCTGCGCAAACACGCATGA
- a CDS encoding 2-oxoacid:acceptor oxidoreductase subunit alpha — MEQSKVRELQDVVIRFSGDSGDGMQLTGTLFSDTSALLGNGISTFPDYPAEIRAPQGTVAGVSGFQVHFGDHRELNPGDYCDVLVAMNPAALKANRKWLKPGATVILDGDSITEEHLKKAGFATLDPLAELKLDEYNVVVPDITSMTREALKETGLDNKAVVKCKNMFALGICFWLFDRPEDYALKYLDGKFAKKNPAVAQANKLAIAAGYNYAANTHQFANNYTVAPAPREKGTYRSINGNVATAWGLCAAAEKAGLPLFCGSYPITPATVILEELAKRKDLGVKTVQAEDEIAGICTAIGAAFAGNFAVTTTSGPGLSLKSEALGLAVMTELPLVVVDVQRGGPSTGLPTKTEQSDLQQALYGRNGECPVIVVAASSPSDCFHYAFEAGRLAMEHMTPVILLTDGFIANGSEPWRIPEMKDYPAIQPPIVDKAPEGGFMPYVRNEKLARGWAFPGKVGLEHRVGGLEKDCVKGCISHDPANHQKMTDTRAAKVAKVADDIPAQAVWGDAEGDLLVVGWGGTRGHLQNAVDEMRREGKKVSLCHFNYINPLPKGVRDIFAKFRRIVVCELNEGQFAAYLRQNFQEFPYEQYNKCEGLPFTVAELKQKFESLLK; from the coding sequence ATGGAACAATCAAAAGTGCGGGAGTTGCAGGACGTCGTGATCCGCTTTTCGGGCGATTCGGGCGACGGCATGCAGCTCACGGGCACGCTCTTTTCCGACACTTCGGCGCTGTTGGGAAACGGCATCTCGACCTTCCCCGACTACCCCGCCGAAATCCGCGCCCCGCAGGGAACCGTTGCGGGCGTTTCGGGCTTCCAGGTCCATTTCGGCGACCACCGCGAGCTGAATCCCGGTGACTACTGCGATGTGCTGGTGGCGATGAACCCCGCGGCGCTCAAGGCCAACCGAAAGTGGCTCAAGCCGGGCGCGACGGTCATCCTCGACGGCGATTCGATCACCGAAGAACATCTCAAGAAGGCGGGATTCGCAACCCTCGATCCGCTGGCAGAACTCAAGCTCGACGAATACAACGTCGTCGTTCCCGACATCACCTCCATGACGCGCGAGGCGCTGAAAGAGACCGGACTCGACAACAAGGCCGTCGTCAAGTGCAAGAACATGTTCGCACTGGGCATCTGCTTCTGGCTGTTCGACCGTCCGGAGGATTACGCACTCAAATACCTCGACGGGAAATTCGCCAAGAAAAATCCCGCCGTGGCCCAGGCCAACAAGCTGGCCATAGCGGCAGGCTATAACTACGCCGCAAACACCCACCAGTTCGCCAACAACTACACCGTGGCCCCGGCTCCCCGCGAAAAGGGCACCTACCGGTCGATCAACGGCAACGTCGCCACGGCGTGGGGACTCTGCGCCGCGGCCGAGAAGGCGGGCCTGCCGCTCTTCTGCGGTTCGTACCCGATCACCCCGGCCACGGTGATCCTCGAAGAACTGGCCAAACGCAAGGACCTCGGGGTGAAGACCGTGCAGGCCGAGGACGAGATAGCCGGCATCTGCACGGCCATCGGCGCGGCCTTCGCGGGCAATTTCGCCGTGACGACCACCTCGGGACCCGGACTGTCGCTCAAGAGCGAGGCGCTGGGACTGGCGGTGATGACCGAACTGCCGCTGGTCGTGGTGGACGTACAGCGCGGAGGACCCTCGACGGGCCTGCCGACGAAAACCGAGCAGAGCGACCTCCAACAGGCGCTTTACGGCCGTAACGGCGAGTGCCCGGTGATCGTCGTGGCGGCATCGTCGCCCAGCGACTGCTTCCACTACGCCTTCGAAGCCGGACGCCTGGCCATGGAGCACATGACGCCCGTGATCCTGCTGACCGACGGATTCATCGCCAACGGCTCCGAGCCGTGGCGGATTCCCGAGATGAAGGACTACCCCGCCATTCAGCCCCCGATCGTGGACAAGGCTCCCGAAGGAGGGTTCATGCCCTATGTGCGCAACGAAAAACTGGCCCGCGGCTGGGCGTTCCCCGGCAAAGTGGGTCTGGAGCACCGCGTGGGCGGACTGGAGAAGGACTGCGTGAAGGGCTGCATCTCGCACGACCCGGCCAACCACCAGAAGATGACCGACACCCGCGCGGCGAAGGTGGCCAAAGTCGCCGACGACATTCCCGCACAGGCCGTCTGGGGCGATGCGGAAGGCGACCTGCTGGTCGTAGGCTGGGGCGGCACGCGCGGCCACCTGCAAAACGCCGTGGACGAAATGCGCCGCGAGGGCAAAAAGGTCTCGCTGTGCCATTTCAACTACATCAACCCGCTGCCGAAGGGGGTGCGCGACATCTTCGCGAAGTTCCGCAGGATCGTCGTCTGCGAGCTGAACGAAGGACAGTTCGCGGCCTATCTGCGCCAGAACTTCCAGGAGTTCCCCTACGAACAGTACAACAAGTGCGAGGGACTGCCCTTCACGGTCGCAGAACTTAAACAGAAATTCGAATCCTTACTGAAGTAA
- a CDS encoding DUF6377 domain-containing protein, whose translation MKLLKPTYLLRTLLLLCAVAVVSSACERNETQSLSDKLDHMIANRQVYDCQKEQRIAELRHLLSVSGLTPAQEYEINDRLFGEFHKYKLDSAIRYMERNVLLARRLGDRRKGCLSGIRLAELYSSTGMSIEAKRMLDSIDRRSVPRDMLATYYKAYNRFYQQYVAFSGQRHFRELEERYQDSVIMFADTVSVRYKLDRLYQMSRRNQSHEMEVRLLGFLNSLEPDSQLYAECAYSVGSFYRRRGDDWLARKYYMLSAMTDIRNSTKENAAFQALATLYYRHDDLFRAFRYTQAAVEDALFSNVQFRTVQMSELYSIIIASHQAKESRTKHKLQHYLVLISVLSAVLVLLFVYLYKQLRRVYRIKEELSQTNAKLARLNEELGEKNEQLSDSNAVKVQYIARFFDLCSMYIDKMDDYRKSLKKLAQDRKFDELNRRLKSTSMLEDEQDELYKNFDAIFLNLYPSFVEDFNALLTEDERIVLKQEDLLNKELRIYALLRLGITDSVKIASFLRCSLSTVYNYRTKVRNKAAISREEFEKMVMKIGTAHKTDV comes from the coding sequence ATGAAACTGCTGAAACCCACATACCTGCTGCGAACCCTGCTGCTGCTCTGCGCCGTAGCGGTCGTGTCGTCCGCCTGCGAGCGGAACGAAACGCAGTCGCTGTCGGACAAACTGGACCACATGATCGCCAACCGGCAGGTTTACGACTGCCAGAAGGAGCAGCGTATCGCCGAACTGCGGCATCTGTTGAGCGTGAGCGGCCTGACTCCCGCCCAGGAGTACGAGATCAACGACAGGCTGTTCGGCGAATTCCACAAGTACAAACTCGACTCGGCCATCCGCTACATGGAGCGCAATGTCCTGCTGGCGCGCCGTCTGGGCGACCGCCGCAAGGGCTGTCTTTCGGGAATCCGCCTGGCGGAACTCTACTCGTCGACGGGCATGTCCATCGAGGCGAAGCGGATGCTGGACTCGATCGACCGCCGGTCGGTGCCCCGCGACATGCTGGCGACCTATTACAAGGCTTACAACCGTTTCTACCAGCAATACGTGGCTTTCAGCGGACAGAGACACTTCCGCGAGCTGGAGGAACGCTATCAGGATTCGGTGATCATGTTTGCCGACACGGTTTCGGTGCGTTACAAGCTCGACCGGCTCTACCAGATGAGCCGCCGCAACCAGTCGCACGAAATGGAGGTCCGGCTGCTCGGGTTTCTGAACAGCCTCGAACCCGATTCGCAGCTCTACGCCGAGTGCGCCTATTCGGTGGGCAGTTTCTACCGCCGCCGCGGGGACGACTGGCTGGCGCGGAAGTACTACATGCTGTCGGCGATGACCGACATCCGGAACTCCACGAAGGAGAACGCCGCCTTCCAGGCGCTCGCGACGCTTTATTACCGTCACGACGATCTTTTCCGTGCGTTCCGCTACACGCAGGCGGCCGTCGAGGACGCGCTTTTCTCCAACGTGCAGTTCCGCACGGTCCAGATGTCGGAACTTTACTCGATCATCATTGCCTCGCACCAGGCCAAAGAGTCCCGCACCAAACACAAGCTGCAACATTATCTGGTGCTGATCAGCGTGCTGTCGGCGGTGCTGGTGCTGCTGTTCGTCTACCTGTACAAGCAGCTTCGCAGGGTCTACCGCATCAAGGAGGAGCTTTCGCAGACCAATGCGAAGCTGGCCCGGCTCAACGAGGAGCTGGGCGAGAAGAACGAGCAGCTGTCGGACTCCAATGCCGTCAAGGTGCAGTACATCGCGCGGTTCTTCGACCTTTGCTCCATGTACATCGACAAAATGGACGATTACCGCAAGTCGCTCAAGAAGCTGGCCCAGGACCGGAAGTTCGACGAACTCAACAGACGGCTCAAATCGACCTCGATGCTCGAGGACGAGCAGGACGAACTCTACAAGAATTTCGACGCCATCTTCCTGAACCTCTATCCGTCGTTCGTCGAGGACTTCAACGCCCTGCTGACCGAGGACGAGCGGATCGTGCTCAAGCAGGAGGACCTGCTGAACAAGGAGCTGCGGATTTACGCCCTGCTGCGTCTGGGCATCACCGACAGCGTGAAGATCGCTTCGTTCCTGCGCTGTTCGCTTTCGACCGTCTATAACTACCGGACCAAGGTGCGCAACAAGGCGGCCATCTCGCGCGAGGAGTTCGAAAAGATGGTTATGAAGATCGGAACGGCCCATAAAACGGACGTCTGA
- a CDS encoding DUF1080 domain-containing protein: MKKTLLFSVCAALTASLVSCGGPGGKAKTAETADAKTAKKAVPEYTVVDNAQVDLASFPQDKDGYYVIFDGKTLNGWRGYGKDKAPSRWTVEDGAIKFNGSGGGEAQTGEGGDLIFAKKFKNFELEMEWKVSKGGNSGIFYLAQEVTTQKDGKTKYEPIYISCPEYQVLDNTNHPDAKLGVDGNRQSASLYDMIPAVPQNQNPFGEWNKAKIMVYKGTVVHGQNDKNVVEYHLWTPQWTEMLENSKFSSEKWPLAFELLNNCGGENHEGYIGLQDHGDDVWFRNIRVKILD, from the coding sequence ATGAAAAAGACCCTTTTATTCTCGGTATGCGCGGCTCTGACCGCATCGCTGGTTTCGTGCGGCGGCCCCGGCGGCAAGGCCAAGACGGCTGAAACGGCCGATGCCAAAACCGCCAAGAAAGCCGTTCCCGAATACACCGTTGTCGACAACGCACAGGTGGACCTCGCCTCGTTCCCGCAGGACAAGGACGGTTACTACGTGATTTTCGACGGCAAGACGCTCAACGGCTGGCGCGGCTACGGCAAGGACAAGGCTCCTTCGCGCTGGACGGTGGAGGATGGCGCCATCAAGTTCAACGGCTCGGGCGGCGGCGAGGCCCAGACGGGCGAGGGCGGCGACCTGATCTTCGCCAAGAAGTTCAAGAACTTCGAGCTGGAGATGGAGTGGAAGGTTTCGAAGGGCGGCAACTCGGGCATCTTCTACCTGGCCCAGGAGGTTACGACCCAGAAGGACGGCAAGACCAAGTACGAGCCGATCTACATCTCGTGCCCCGAGTATCAGGTGCTCGACAACACCAACCATCCCGATGCCAAGCTGGGTGTCGACGGCAACCGCCAGTCGGCGTCGCTCTACGACATGATCCCCGCCGTTCCGCAGAACCAGAATCCCTTCGGCGAGTGGAACAAGGCCAAGATCATGGTTTACAAAGGCACGGTCGTACACGGCCAGAACGACAAGAACGTCGTGGAGTACCACCTGTGGACTCCCCAGTGGACCGAGATGCTGGAGAACAGCAAGTTCAGCTCCGAGAAGTGGCCCCTGGCGTTCGAGTTGCTGAACAACTGCGGCGGTGAGAACCACGAAGGCTACATCGGCCTTCAGGACCACGGCGACGACGTCTGGTTCCGCAATATCCGTGTCAAGATTCTCGATTAA
- a CDS encoding sugar phosphate isomerase/epimerase family protein produces MRNRLFAVICVLLALAMLPGGASAKAKKAPKKDIGIQLYSVRSLIGVFGKSQGDYKPVLKQLADMGYTSVEAASYKDGMLYGQTPEQFRKDVEDAGMRVISTHCTLNLSDEELASGDFSKALAWWDECIAAHKAAGAEYIVVPSMRKISTLKDLQTYCRYFNEVGARCAAAGMKFGYHNHSREFEKIEDKVMLDYMLENTDPDKVLFEMDVYWTVMGKASPVDYFKKYPGRFRLLHIKDRREIGQSGMVGFDAIFANAREAGVENIIVEIEGSSYNDIVRSVRECADYLLEAPFVAAFFRDK; encoded by the coding sequence ATGAGAAACAGGCTATTCGCAGTCATCTGCGTCCTCCTCGCTCTGGCGATGCTCCCCGGCGGAGCATCCGCCAAAGCGAAGAAGGCCCCGAAGAAGGACATCGGTATCCAGCTCTATTCGGTGCGCAGCCTGATCGGGGTTTTCGGCAAGAGCCAGGGCGATTACAAACCCGTCCTGAAACAGCTCGCCGACATGGGCTACACTTCGGTCGAGGCCGCCAGCTACAAGGACGGAATGCTCTACGGGCAGACTCCCGAGCAATTCCGCAAGGATGTCGAGGATGCCGGTATGCGGGTGATTTCCACGCACTGCACGCTCAACCTCTCCGACGAGGAGCTGGCGAGCGGCGATTTCTCGAAGGCCCTCGCTTGGTGGGACGAGTGCATCGCGGCGCACAAGGCCGCCGGTGCGGAATATATCGTGGTCCCCTCGATGCGTAAGATTTCGACGCTCAAGGATTTGCAGACCTACTGCCGCTATTTCAACGAGGTGGGTGCGCGCTGTGCGGCCGCCGGCATGAAGTTCGGCTACCACAACCACTCGCGCGAGTTCGAGAAGATCGAGGATAAGGTCATGCTGGACTACATGCTCGAAAACACCGATCCCGACAAGGTGCTGTTCGAAATGGACGTCTACTGGACCGTGATGGGCAAGGCCAGCCCGGTGGACTACTTCAAGAAGTATCCGGGGCGTTTCCGGCTCCTGCACATCAAGGATCGTCGTGAGATCGGCCAGAGCGGCATGGTGGGCTTCGACGCCATCTTCGCCAACGCGCGGGAAGCCGGCGTGGAGAACATCATCGTCGAGATCGAAGGTTCGAGCTACAACGACATCGTGCGCAGCGTCCGCGAATGCGCCGATTACCTGCTCGAAGCGCCTTTCGTCGCGGCTTTTTTCCGGGACAAATAA
- a CDS encoding 2-oxoacid:ferredoxin oxidoreductase subunit beta → MADYKYTPADFKSDQEVRWCPGCGDHAILSAVQRALPEIADALDTPHNLFTFVSGIGCSSRFIYYMKTYGFHSVHGRANAVATGVKTANPRLSVWVTTGDGDSLAIGGNHFIHAIRRNVDLNVILFNNEIYGLTKGQYSPTSKLGKITKTSPYGTVEKPFNPGELVIGAKGTFFARTIDMEVALSKECMIAAARHTGMSVIEALQNCVIFNDKTHADFAADKATRAERTVTLRHGEKMLFGANNEKGIVFENMKLKVVTVGQDGYTLDDVLTHDAHERDTTLHSMLAAMKYPDYPVALGVIRSVEDDSVYDRAVEKQVEEVKAASKIHCVDDLLRSGATWEVE, encoded by the coding sequence ATGGCAGACTACAAATACACCCCTGCGGATTTCAAGAGCGACCAGGAGGTACGCTGGTGTCCCGGATGCGGCGACCACGCGATTTTGAGCGCCGTGCAGCGCGCGCTGCCCGAAATCGCCGACGCGCTCGACACGCCCCACAACCTGTTCACGTTCGTGTCGGGCATCGGATGCTCGTCGCGGTTCATCTACTACATGAAGACCTACGGGTTCCACTCCGTGCACGGGCGCGCCAACGCCGTGGCGACGGGCGTCAAGACGGCCAACCCGCGCCTCTCGGTGTGGGTCACCACCGGCGACGGCGACTCGCTGGCCATCGGCGGCAACCACTTCATCCACGCCATCCGCCGCAACGTGGACCTCAACGTCATCCTGTTCAACAACGAGATTTACGGCCTCACGAAGGGCCAGTACTCCCCCACTTCGAAGCTGGGCAAGATCACCAAGACCTCGCCCTACGGAACGGTCGAGAAGCCGTTCAACCCCGGCGAACTGGTCATCGGCGCCAAGGGCACGTTCTTCGCCCGCACGATCGACATGGAGGTCGCCCTCTCGAAGGAGTGCATGATCGCCGCGGCCAGACATACGGGCATGTCGGTGATCGAAGCGTTGCAGAACTGCGTGATTTTCAACGATAAGACCCATGCCGACTTCGCAGCCGACAAGGCCACGCGCGCCGAACGCACGGTGACGCTGCGCCACGGAGAGAAGATGCTCTTCGGCGCCAACAACGAAAAGGGCATCGTGTTCGAGAACATGAAACTCAAGGTGGTGACCGTGGGCCAGGACGGCTACACGCTGGACGACGTGCTGACGCACGACGCCCACGAGCGCGACACCACGCTGCACTCGATGCTGGCGGCGATGAAATACCCCGACTACCCGGTAGCGCTGGGCGTAATCCGCTCGGTCGAGGACGACTCGGTCTACGACCGCGCCGTGGAGAAGCAGGTCGAGGAGGTCAAAGCCGCGAGCAAAATTCACTGCGTGGACGACCTGCTCCGCTCGGGAGCCACCTGGGAGGTGGAATAG
- a CDS encoding Gfo/Idh/MocA family protein: protein MAKEMSRRTFLKQGAAAAIGLAVVPSTVLGKKFGYTAPSDKLNILGVGVGGRGASVLKGLESQNIIGLCDVDWKYADHIFKRYPAAKKFNDYRKMYDEMLKSADAVMVATADHTHAIIAADAITAGKHVYCEKPLTHTVYESRLLTKLADKYKVATQMGNQGASAEGVRKVCEWIWNGEIGEVRRVDTFTDRPIWPQGLARPEEDMRIPKTMNWDAFIGPAPYRPYNAAYTPWNFRGWWDFGTGALGDMACHILHPVFKGLKLGYPTKVEGSSTLLLNESAPSAQRVKFIFPARDNMPKVAMPEVEVHWYDGGLMPERPAGLPAGKNLNVSGGAAIFYGTKDTLICGCYGKDPYLVSGRVPEAPKVLREITESHQMDWVRACKEDADDRVLSASDFSEAGPFNEMVVMGVLAVRLQGLNQVLEWDGPNMRFTNIPDDAMIKTVIKDGFHIKDGHPTFDKTWTDPVNAQQFAQELIKHTYRDGWALPAMPR from the coding sequence ATGGCAAAAGAAATGTCAAGAAGAACGTTCCTGAAGCAGGGAGCGGCTGCCGCGATCGGTTTAGCGGTCGTACCCAGCACGGTTCTGGGTAAGAAATTCGGCTACACGGCCCCCAGCGACAAACTCAACATCCTGGGCGTCGGCGTCGGCGGACGCGGCGCTTCGGTGCTGAAGGGCCTGGAGAGCCAGAACATCATCGGCCTGTGCGATGTCGACTGGAAATACGCCGACCACATTTTCAAACGTTATCCTGCGGCCAAGAAGTTCAACGACTACCGCAAGATGTACGACGAGATGCTCAAGTCGGCCGATGCCGTGATGGTCGCTACGGCGGACCACACGCACGCCATCATCGCCGCCGACGCCATCACCGCCGGCAAGCACGTATATTGCGAAAAACCGCTGACCCACACCGTCTACGAGTCGCGCCTGCTGACCAAGCTGGCCGACAAGTACAAGGTGGCCACGCAGATGGGCAACCAGGGCGCATCGGCCGAAGGCGTGCGCAAGGTCTGCGAATGGATCTGGAACGGCGAGATCGGCGAGGTGCGCCGCGTGGACACCTTCACCGACCGTCCCATCTGGCCGCAGGGCCTGGCGCGTCCCGAGGAGGATATGCGCATCCCCAAGACGATGAACTGGGACGCCTTCATCGGTCCGGCTCCCTATCGTCCCTACAACGCCGCCTATACGCCGTGGAACTTCCGCGGATGGTGGGATTTCGGTACGGGTGCGCTGGGCGACATGGCCTGCCATATCCTGCACCCTGTGTTCAAGGGGCTGAAACTGGGCTATCCGACCAAGGTGGAGGGCAGCTCGACGCTGCTGCTGAACGAGTCCGCTCCCTCGGCACAGCGCGTGAAGTTCATCTTCCCGGCCCGCGACAACATGCCGAAGGTGGCCATGCCCGAAGTCGAGGTGCACTGGTACGACGGCGGTCTGATGCCGGAGCGTCCCGCAGGGCTTCCCGCCGGCAAGAACCTGAACGTGAGCGGCGGCGCCGCCATCTTCTACGGTACGAAGGACACGCTGATCTGCGGCTGCTACGGCAAGGACCCCTATCTGGTTTCGGGCCGTGTTCCCGAGGCTCCGAAGGTGCTGCGCGAGATCACCGAGTCGCACCAGATGGACTGGGTGCGCGCCTGCAAGGAGGACGCCGACGACCGCGTGCTTTCGGCATCGGACTTCAGCGAAGCCGGACCGTTCAACGAAATGGTCGTTATGGGCGTGCTGGCAGTCCGCCTCCAGGGCCTCAATCAGGTGTTGGAGTGGGACGGTCCGAACATGCGTTTCACGAACATCCCGGACGACGCCATGATCAAGACGGTCATCAAGGACGGCTTCCACATCAAGGACGGACACCCGACCTTCGACAAGACCTGGACCGATCCCGTGAACGCACAGCAGTTCGCCCAGGAGCTGATCAAACACACCTACCGCGACGGCTGGGCGCTTCCCGCCATGCCGCGCTGA
- a CDS encoding twin-arginine translocase TatA/TatE family subunit produces the protein MNHLLFIGVGQIVIIALVVLLLFGGTKIPELMKGLGKGYKIFKDEVDNIEKNIK, from the coding sequence ATGAATCATCTGTTATTTATCGGCGTGGGACAAATCGTCATCATCGCGCTTGTCGTGCTGCTGCTGTTCGGCGGCACGAAGATCCCGGAATTGATGAAGGGCCTCGGCAAAGGCTACAAGATCTTCAAGGACGAGGTCGACAACATCGAAAAGAACATCAAATAA